A genome region from Brassica oleracea var. oleracea cultivar TO1000 chromosome C2, BOL, whole genome shotgun sequence includes the following:
- the LOC106326096 gene encoding glucan endo-1,3-beta-glucosidase 8-like, which produces MAGRAVMLVNVGTVIMTTLTLASLVRGFGVNWGNIASHPLNPDIVVRMLKDNKINKVKLFDAHSWTMNTLAGTGMEVMVGIPNNLLESLAEDYENAKDWVKENVTAYMRKGGVNIKYVAVGNEPFLSAYNGSFLETTFPALKNIHKALKEAGHTDKMKATIPQNAEVYQSANDKPSEGDFRSDVKKTMLDIVNFFHDNDLPFTVNIYPFLSLYLNEHFPVEFAFFDGKGESIPDKGKNYDNVFDANYDTLVYSLKKAGIKDMKIIIGEIGWPTDGHKHATPKLAEKFYAGLMKRLAKEEGTPLRPERLEVYLFGFLDEDMKSIMPGPFERHWGIFRYDGTPKFMLDFTGKGRKIVPVAAKGVEYLDKQWCIVNKDTINLDKVAPDLEYACYHGDCTAMKGDSRCSKLDRIQNISYAFNMYYQIQGQDVKACDFKGTARITKDNATVGSCLFPIQIVSGSDDFSINFVFGRFIVVGLVLLGLIATI; this is translated from the exons ATGGCCGGAAGAGCAGTGATGCTCGTTAATGTCGGAACAGTTATAATGACCACTTTGACCCTGGCTAGCTTGGTCAGAGGCTTCGGTGTGAACTGGGGCAATATTGCATCGCATCCACTGAATCCTGATATTGTTGTTAGGATGCTTAAAGACAACAAGATCAATAAAGTGAAGCTTTTTGACGCTCATTCATGGACGATGAATACTTTGGCCGGTACGGGCATGGAGGTTATGGTCGGAATCCCTAATAACCTTCTTGAAAGTCTTGCCGAAGATTACGAAAATGCTAAAGATTGGGTGAAAGAAAATGTCACGGCTTACATGCGTAAGGGTGGCGTCAACATCAA GTACGTGGCCGTGGGGAATGAGCCGTTTTTGTCAGCATACAACGGATCGTTCTTGGAGACAACGTTTCCAGCATTAAAGAACATTCACAAGGCGTTAAAAGAAGCTGGACATACTGATAAAATGAAAGCCACGATCCCACAGAACGCTGAAGTTTACCAATCAGCTAATGATAAGCCATCAGAAGGAGATTTTCGAAGCGATGTAAAGAAAACGATGCTCGACATTGTCAACTTCTTCCACGATAATGATTTACCTTTCACGGTCAACATTTACCCTTTTCTTAGTCTTTACCTAAACGAACATTTTCCCGTTGAATTTGCTTTTTTCGACGGTAAAGGTGAGTCAATTCCTGATAAAGGTAAGAACTACGATAACGTGTTTGATGCGAATTACGATACGCTTGTTTACTCGTTGAAGAAAGCCGGGATTAAAGATATGAAGATTATCATTGGGGAG ATTGGATGGCCAACGGATGGTCATAAACATGCGACGCCAAAGCTAGCAGAGAAATTCTATGCAGGTCTTATGAAAAGACTTGCAAAAGAGGAAGGGACTCCATTGAGGCCTGAGAGATTAGAAGTTTATCTCTTTGGTTTCCTCGACGAGGACATGAAGAGTATTATGCCTGGACCATTCGAGAGACATTGGGGAATCTTTAG ATACGATGGAACACCTAAATTTATGCTAGATTTCACTGGAAAAGGACGCAAGATCGTACCCGTGGCAGCGAAAGGTGTGGAATACTTAGATAAACAATGGTGCATAGTGAACAAAGACACGATCAATCTAGATAAGGTTGCTCCGGACCTAGAGTATGCATGTTACCACGGTGACTGCACTGCGATGAAGGGTGATTCAAGATGTAGTAAGCTAGACAGAATCCAAAACATATCATACGCATTTAACATGTATTATCAGATCCAGGGTCAAGACGTTAAGGCTTGTGATTTCAAAGGAACTGCTAGGATTACTAAGGACAATGCAACTGTGGGAAGTTGCTTGTTCCCTATCCAGATCGTAAGTGGAAGTGACGACTTCAGCATCAACTTTGTGTTCGGAAGATTCATTGTCGTTGGACTTGTTCTTCTTGGATTAATAGCAACTATATAA
- the LOC106326622 gene encoding uncharacterized protein LOC106326622 produces the protein MKESLRIRFGFSFLFFILIILIISWGISPVSSDEGVARKEENPSLLKIICGICGAMQKIQMKLYPPNLDFRSNSDKNNKDGGEEKGEKVKEAATRSLEVSKEAIEDSAKLAGGVVGEIVHKTAEKVTKQTSHDEM, from the exons ATGAAGGAATCATTAAGAATCAGATTTGGTTTCTCATTCTTATTCTTCATCCTCATCATCTTGATCATCTCATGGGGGATTTCACCAGTATCTTCAGATGAGGGTGTCGCCAGGAAAGAAGAGAATCCGTCGCTTTTAAAGATCATATGTGGGATTTGTGGCGCAATGCAGAAGATCCAGATGAAGCTTTACCCTCCAAATCTTGA TTTTAGAAGCAACAGCGACAAAAACAACAAGGACGGAGGAGAAGAGAAAGGAGAGAAAGTGAAAGAGGCGGCGACAAGGAGCCTTGAAGTAAGCAAAGAAGCTATTGAAGACTCTGCAAAACTAGCAGGTGGTGTTGTAGGAGAAATAGTTCACAAAACAGCTGAGAAAGTCACCAAACAAACCTCACATGATGAAATGTAA
- the LOC106325810 gene encoding probable WRKY transcription factor 51 isoform X2, protein MNPSQSPSPNFTFLSDENSIYSFMDNYDFSNLMFSVGEGGNNGLIQEETSSPTTFVTGESGGSGSALTTLRKKESTLDCKNRGSKDGETKEMGHRVAIRTRTKIDVMDDGYKWRKYGKKSVKNNTNKRNYYKCSSEGCMVKKRVERDGENAAYVITTYEGVHNHESPSHVYYSDMVYDHDNWKQHSLLQSIQTFPPC, encoded by the exons ATGAATCCCTCTCAAAGCCCTAGCCCTAATTTCACGTTCTTATCCGATGAAAACTCTATTTATTCTTTCATGGATAATTATGATTTTTCCAATTTGATGTTCAGTGTTGGTGAAGGAGGCAACAATGGTTTAATCCAGGAGGAAACTTCATCTCCGACAACCTTCGTTACCGGCGAAAGCGGCGGATCCGGCAGCGCACTTACGACGTTGAGGAAAAAGGAATCAAC TCTCGATTGCAAAAATAGGGGAAGTAAAGATGGAGAGACGAAGGAGATGGGTCATCGAGTTGCAATTAGAACGAGAACAAAGATTGATGTGATGGATGATGGTTATAAGTGGAGGAAGTATGGGAAGAAATCTGTCAAGAACAACACTAACAAGAG GAACTACTACAAATGCTCAAGTGAAGGTTGCATGGTGAAGAAGAGGGTAGAGAGAGATGGTGAAAATGCAGCTTATGTGATTACAACCTATGAAGGAGTCCATAACCATGAGAGTCCATCACACGTCTATTACAGTGACATGGTTTATGATCATGATAACTGGAAGCAACACTCTCTTCTTCAATCTATCCAAACATTTCCACCATGTTGA
- the LOC106325810 gene encoding probable WRKY transcription factor 51 isoform X1 yields the protein MNPSQSPSPNFTFLSDENSIYSFMDNYDFSNLMFSVGEGGNNGLIQEETSSPTTFVTGESGGSGSALTTLRKKESTSLDCKNRGSKDGETKEMGHRVAIRTRTKIDVMDDGYKWRKYGKKSVKNNTNKRNYYKCSSEGCMVKKRVERDGENAAYVITTYEGVHNHESPSHVYYSDMVYDHDNWKQHSLLQSIQTFPPC from the exons ATGAATCCCTCTCAAAGCCCTAGCCCTAATTTCACGTTCTTATCCGATGAAAACTCTATTTATTCTTTCATGGATAATTATGATTTTTCCAATTTGATGTTCAGTGTTGGTGAAGGAGGCAACAATGGTTTAATCCAGGAGGAAACTTCATCTCCGACAACCTTCGTTACCGGCGAAAGCGGCGGATCCGGCAGCGCACTTACGACGTTGAGGAAAAAGGAATCAAC TAGTCTCGATTGCAAAAATAGGGGAAGTAAAGATGGAGAGACGAAGGAGATGGGTCATCGAGTTGCAATTAGAACGAGAACAAAGATTGATGTGATGGATGATGGTTATAAGTGGAGGAAGTATGGGAAGAAATCTGTCAAGAACAACACTAACAAGAG GAACTACTACAAATGCTCAAGTGAAGGTTGCATGGTGAAGAAGAGGGTAGAGAGAGATGGTGAAAATGCAGCTTATGTGATTACAACCTATGAAGGAGTCCATAACCATGAGAGTCCATCACACGTCTATTACAGTGACATGGTTTATGATCATGATAACTGGAAGCAACACTCTCTTCTTCAATCTATCCAAACATTTCCACCATGTTGA